One window from the genome of Gemmatimonadota bacterium encodes:
- a CDS encoding cobalamin-independent methionine synthase II family protein, with product MSEVSIKTTVVGSYPIPDWLAAYPTTPNLIDAAKVILKTQELAGIDVLTDGELSRFDVGHPETNGMIEYFIRPMSGITTEVSREVLADFRKRVGMAFRSTPGGIVRGKIGEGALNLPAAWQTMRTLTDRPLKFTVTSPYMLAKTLLDEHYGDLRAMTMDIAEVLRRQVAEIDAPILQVDEANLTGHPEDADWAHEPVNHVLGAVQGEKGLHLCFGNYGGQSIQSGLWNNLMGFLNNLDVDHLVLEFARRGYDELPMFRDLREDIALGVGVVDIKDNGVESPDEVARRIEHAVDVLGPERVRWVHPDCGFWMLPRSVADRKMASLVAGRDLVLGRA from the coding sequence ATGTCAGAAGTCTCTATCAAGACCACCGTGGTCGGCAGCTATCCCATCCCGGACTGGCTGGCGGCCTATCCCACCACGCCCAACCTGATCGACGCGGCCAAGGTGATCCTGAAGACCCAGGAACTGGCCGGGATCGACGTGCTCACCGACGGGGAGCTTTCCCGCTTCGACGTCGGCCACCCGGAGACCAACGGGATGATCGAGTACTTCATACGGCCCATGTCCGGGATCACGACGGAGGTCTCCCGAGAGGTCCTCGCCGATTTTCGGAAGCGCGTGGGCATGGCTTTCCGGAGCACACCCGGCGGCATCGTACGCGGGAAGATCGGGGAAGGCGCGCTCAACCTGCCGGCCGCGTGGCAGACCATGCGAACGCTCACCGACCGGCCACTCAAGTTCACCGTCACCTCGCCTTACATGCTGGCCAAGACGCTCCTGGACGAGCACTACGGCGATCTGCGCGCTATGACGATGGACATCGCCGAGGTGTTGCGCAGGCAGGTCGCCGAGATCGACGCGCCGATCCTGCAGGTGGACGAGGCCAACCTGACCGGCCATCCCGAGGACGCAGACTGGGCCCACGAGCCCGTCAACCACGTTCTCGGCGCCGTGCAGGGCGAGAAGGGGCTGCACCTCTGCTTCGGCAACTACGGCGGGCAGAGCATCCAGTCCGGCCTGTGGAACAACCTGATGGGATTCCTGAACAACCTGGACGTCGACCATCTCGTCCTTGAGTTCGCCCGCAGGGGTTACGACGAACTGCCGATGTTCAGGGATCTGCGCGAAGACATCGCGCTGGGCGTGGGCGTGGTCGACATCAAGGACAACGGCGTGGAATCGCCGGACGAGGTCGCCCGCCGCATCGAACACGCCGTCGACGTTCTCGGACCGGAGCGCGTGCGCTGGGTGCACCCCGACTGCGGCTTCTGGATGCTTCCCCGGAGCGTGGCGGACCGCAAGATGGCCAGCCTGGTGGCGGGGCGGGACCTGGTGCTGGGCCGGGCGTAA